The proteins below come from a single Oerskovia jenensis genomic window:
- a CDS encoding PadR family transcriptional regulator: MASKPLQEPAFLILSALAAGPLHGYGIAKDVEASSGGRITLRVGTLYGAIDRLAAAGLVEVDHEEVVDSRLRRYYRLTAEGGERLEAEAHRAEAQARRALERLGSRGESRRSSPGRATGAAPSGLGAGPVPA, encoded by the coding sequence ATGGCATCCAAACCGCTCCAGGAACCGGCGTTCCTCATCCTGTCGGCGCTCGCGGCCGGCCCGCTGCACGGCTACGGCATCGCCAAGGACGTCGAGGCCAGCTCGGGCGGCCGCATCACGCTGCGCGTCGGGACGCTCTACGGCGCGATCGACCGGCTCGCCGCCGCGGGGCTCGTCGAGGTCGACCACGAGGAGGTCGTCGACTCGCGCCTGCGCCGGTACTACCGACTCACCGCCGAGGGCGGAGAGCGGCTCGAGGCCGAGGCGCACCGGGCCGAGGCCCAGGCACGCCGCGCCCTGGAACGGCTTGGCTCCCGCGGCGAGTCCCGCAGGAGCTCGCCTGGACGCGCGACGGGGGCTGCGCCGTCGGGCCTGGGTGCCGGGCCGGTGCCCGCGTGA